A stretch of the Nitratifractor salsuginis DSM 16511 genome encodes the following:
- the cas1 gene encoding type II CRISPR-associated endonuclease Cas1 has product MAAWKTIRITKPCRLSIENGNLVVEDEKVRFKLSLSDTDSIIFEGDRFTLSAKVLAALSRHKVATLFCDEYYMPTAILHPYHQSSLATETLKAQLSLPDDLRDRLWQEIIRVKILNQSAVLSHFAKKNPKLERYAEQIRPGDPYRTEAKSARLYWNKLFDGLKREADSLDVRNQALNYAYAILRSLITRDLSAAGFLPALGLWHDNRYNAFNLSDDLMEPFRPIVDAAVYLLLPLCDEEYLTPEFKKAIISIFDSEYLIYDAGRSTLRTVATRYIQGFKAVVRSRKIENLHFPTIDFGALRECF; this is encoded by the coding sequence ATGGCCGCGTGGAAGACGATCCGCATCACTAAGCCCTGCCGGCTCAGCATAGAGAACGGTAATCTCGTAGTCGAGGATGAGAAAGTGAGATTCAAACTCTCCCTCTCCGATACCGACAGCATCATCTTCGAGGGAGACCGATTCACTCTCAGCGCCAAGGTGCTTGCCGCCCTGAGCAGGCATAAGGTCGCTACCCTCTTTTGCGACGAGTACTATATGCCCACCGCCATCCTCCACCCCTATCACCAGAGCTCCCTGGCTACAGAGACCCTCAAGGCCCAGCTCTCCCTCCCCGATGACCTGCGCGACCGGCTCTGGCAGGAAATCATCCGGGTCAAGATCCTAAACCAATCGGCCGTGCTTAGCCACTTCGCAAAGAAAAATCCCAAACTCGAAAGATACGCCGAACAGATCCGGCCGGGCGACCCCTATCGGACAGAGGCCAAGAGCGCACGGCTCTACTGGAATAAGCTCTTCGACGGTCTCAAACGGGAAGCAGACTCCCTCGATGTACGCAATCAGGCCCTCAACTACGCCTACGCCATCCTCCGCAGCCTCATCACCCGCGACCTCAGCGCAGCGGGATTCTTACCTGCACTGGGCCTCTGGCATGACAACCGCTACAATGCCTTCAACCTCAGCGACGACCTGATGGAACCCTTCCGGCCGATCGTCGATGCGGCGGTCTATCTCCTCCTGCCGCTCTGTGACGAGGAGTACCTCACCCCTGAGTTCAAAAAAGCCATCATCTCCATCTTCGACAGTGAATACCTCATCTATGACGCGGGCCGCTCCACCCTTCGCACCGTCGCCACCCGATATATCCAGGGATTCAAAGCGGTGGTCCGTAGCAGAAAAATAGAGAATCTCCATTTCCCCACCATCGATTTCGGGGCGCTTCGTGAGTGCTTTTAG
- a CDS encoding ABC transporter permease yields MVMIELGRLALMAVPVCGVLWIFWRWSLGAGNALYALGRMLLQLSLIGYLLLYIFQAKSGWIILGVLGVMLFFSSWIALRTVGDRRRKWFFVTLISIALGGGVTLGFVSFGVLDLKPWYAPRYLIPLAGMVFANAMNSVSLAAERYLNERQEGRSSPEARRQAMNAAMIPVLNALFAVGLVSLPGMMTGQILSGVSPLIAARYQIMVMLMIFSASGLSTALFLRWVSAKS; encoded by the coding sequence ATGGTGATGATCGAATTGGGGCGCTTGGCGCTTATGGCGGTGCCGGTGTGCGGGGTGCTGTGGATCTTTTGGCGCTGGAGCCTGGGCGCGGGCAATGCCCTCTACGCCCTGGGGCGTATGCTGCTGCAACTCTCCCTCATCGGCTATTTGCTGCTCTATATCTTTCAGGCGAAGTCGGGGTGGATCATCCTGGGAGTGCTGGGGGTGATGCTCTTTTTCTCCTCCTGGATCGCGCTGCGGACCGTAGGGGATCGGCGGAGGAAATGGTTTTTTGTGACGCTCATTTCCATCGCCCTGGGAGGAGGGGTGACCCTGGGCTTCGTAAGCTTCGGGGTGCTGGATCTGAAGCCCTGGTATGCGCCGAGGTATTTGATCCCCCTGGCCGGGATGGTCTTCGCCAACGCGATGAACAGCGTCTCGTTAGCGGCGGAGCGCTATCTCAATGAACGGCAGGAAGGCCGCTCTTCGCCCGAAGCCCGCCGTCAGGCGATGAACGCGGCAATGATCCCGGTGCTCAACGCTCTCTTCGCCGTCGGCCTGGTCTCACTGCCGGGGATGATGACGGGGCAGATCCTCTCGGGCGTCTCCCCGCTAATAGCAGCCCGCTATCAGATTATGGTGATGCTGATGATCTTCAGCGCTTCGGGACTTTCGACGGCGCTTTTCCTGCGTTGGGTCTCCGCCAAAAGCTAG
- a CDS encoding HIT domain-containing protein, producing the protein MKEKIVWQDDALRLELHESEIPWLILHPQKDYREFSELPRKLRLRIIDLLCAVEEEMLSYYRPHKINIASFGNYLPRQHWHIMARFQEDSYFPEPMWGSKQRESTLELPPMEPFLQRIKERLEKSDG; encoded by the coding sequence ATGAAAGAGAAGATCGTTTGGCAGGATGATGCGCTGCGCCTGGAACTCCACGAGAGTGAAATCCCCTGGCTGATCCTTCATCCCCAGAAGGATTATCGGGAATTCAGCGAACTCCCCAGGAAGCTGCGCCTTCGGATTATAGATCTGCTCTGCGCCGTCGAAGAGGAGATGCTCTCCTACTACCGCCCTCACAAGATCAACATCGCCTCCTTCGGCAACTATCTGCCCCGGCAGCATTGGCACATTATGGCCCGCTTTCAAGAAGACAGCTACTTCCCCGAACCGATGTGGGGAAGTAAACAAAGAGAGAGCACTCTGGAGCTGCCGCCGATGGAACCCTTCCTCCAGCGGATAAAGGAGCGACTGGAAAAGAGCGACGGCTAG
- a CDS encoding c-type cytochrome produces the protein MAADGAALFAKCAGCHGQDGKTKALGKSAPIAGKAADEIVKDLQGYKAGSLNKYGMGGVMHGQAAALSDDDMKALADYISKLGK, from the coding sequence ATGGCAGCCGATGGTGCCGCTCTGTTCGCCAAGTGTGCCGGATGCCACGGCCAGGACGGTAAAACCAAAGCTCTGGGTAAATCCGCTCCCATCGCCGGCAAAGCTGCTGACGAGATCGTCAAAGATCTGCAGGGCTACAAAGCAGGTTCTCTCAACAAGTACGGCATGGGCGGCGTAATGCACGGCCAGGCCGCTGCACTGAGCGACGACGACATGAAAGCCCTGGCTGACTACATCAGCAAACTCGGCAAGTAA
- the cas2 gene encoding CRISPR-associated endonuclease Cas2: MWLVVMFDLPTQSKKDRKRYRWLSRYLDKQGFIRLQYSVYAKVFNSLQSANHGKKRMKEFLHINVKKGNVRMLLFTDAQFGKMEIVVGEQSSQEEITQPTLFDF; encoded by the coding sequence ATGTGGCTGGTAGTGATGTTCGACCTCCCCACCCAATCAAAGAAGGACCGCAAACGCTACCGATGGCTCTCCCGCTATCTTGACAAGCAGGGCTTCATCCGTTTGCAATACTCCGTCTATGCCAAAGTCTTCAACTCTCTACAATCCGCCAACCACGGCAAAAAAAGGATGAAAGAATTCCTCCATATCAATGTCAAAAAGGGAAATGTCAGAATGCTGCTCTTTACCGACGCACAATTTGGGAAGATGGAGATCGTCGTAGGGGAACAAAGTTCACAGGAAGAGATCACACAACCGACACTTTTCGATTTCTGA
- a CDS encoding thiamine phosphate synthase encodes MPQETEIYALIDSRLLRRYDLSLARVGRFLEEAKIPIAQYRDKEASDADVARALEELRIYYSGTLIVNDRLGLAGLADGLHLGQEDLAAIDPDSEAAVSKVRRQIGSKLLGLSTHNREEIETANALDLDYIGLGAYRSTATKADAGVSGKALLELARLSRHPVALIGGVRWEDRFEAPIRYKVLGSALMERIANL; translated from the coding sequence ATGCCCCAAGAGACCGAAATCTACGCGCTTATCGACAGCCGGCTGCTCCGACGCTACGATCTGAGCCTGGCCAGAGTGGGCCGTTTCCTCGAAGAGGCGAAGATCCCCATCGCCCAGTATCGGGACAAAGAAGCCTCCGACGCTGATGTCGCCCGGGCCCTGGAGGAGCTAAGAATTTACTACAGCGGCACCCTGATCGTCAATGACCGTCTCGGACTGGCCGGGCTGGCCGACGGGCTCCATCTGGGGCAGGAGGACCTGGCCGCCATCGATCCGGACTCCGAAGCGGCAGTATCGAAGGTGCGTCGGCAGATCGGCTCCAAACTCCTGGGGCTCTCCACCCACAACCGTGAAGAGATCGAAACAGCCAACGCTCTGGACCTTGATTACATCGGCCTGGGGGCTTACCGCTCCACCGCCACCAAGGCCGACGCCGGCGTCAGCGGCAAAGCCCTCCTGGAGCTCGCCCGACTCTCCCGCCATCCCGTGGCCCTCATCGGAGGGGTCCGCTGGGAAGATCGCTTCGAAGCACCCATCCGCTACAAAGTCCTGGGCTCCGCCCTGATGGAGAGGATCGCAAACCTATGA
- a CDS encoding methyltransferase family protein — MKRHLFLLYGIVAYLIGLGTLLYLVFWVYPWSWMPTSIDSPKPGPLLPSLLWDLGLILLFGVQHSLMVRPRFKAWFDCYVSYGAQRPTYTLISSFFLALILVGWRPLPGILWHFEPGSFGWWVMTLLYFLGWGVAVIATFMINHFAMLGLYQAWRGWLGLGEAEAAFTERGFYRWIRHPIQAGTLLGLWATPVMSTGHLLFALSFTIYVLIGLYFEERDLMRTLGKPYADYRRRVPMLFPFIKAGEKRKEKR, encoded by the coding sequence ATGAAACGCCATCTGTTCCTGCTCTACGGAATCGTCGCCTATCTGATCGGCCTGGGGACGCTGCTCTATCTGGTCTTCTGGGTCTATCCCTGGAGCTGGATGCCTACGAGCATCGACAGCCCAAAGCCCGGACCCCTTCTGCCTTCACTACTCTGGGATCTGGGGTTGATCCTGCTTTTTGGAGTGCAGCACTCCCTGATGGTCCGTCCCCGTTTCAAAGCCTGGTTCGACTGCTATGTCTCCTACGGGGCACAGCGCCCCACCTATACCCTCATCTCCTCTTTTTTCCTGGCTTTGATCCTCGTCGGCTGGAGACCCCTCCCCGGCATACTCTGGCACTTCGAGCCGGGGAGTTTTGGCTGGTGGGTGATGACCCTGCTTTATTTCCTGGGCTGGGGCGTGGCGGTCATCGCTACCTTTATGATCAACCACTTCGCTATGCTGGGGCTCTATCAGGCGTGGCGGGGATGGCTGGGGCTGGGGGAAGCCGAAGCGGCCTTTACAGAACGGGGCTTCTACCGCTGGATCCGCCACCCCATCCAGGCCGGCACCCTGTTGGGGCTCTGGGCTACGCCGGTGATGAGCACCGGGCATCTACTTTTTGCTCTGAGCTTCACGATCTATGTGCTCATCGGCCTCTATTTCGAGGAGCGGGACCTAATGCGTACCCTGGGCAAGCCCTATGCCGACTACCGCCGCAGAGTGCCGATGCTGTTCCCTTTTATCAAAGCCGGGGAAAAACGAAAGGAGAAAAGATGA
- a CDS encoding thioredoxin domain-containing protein produces MRYHFLKWVFLLIATLGWMRAEPVNALIHEESPYLQQHAHNPVHWMPWGRAAFEKASREHKPIFLSIGYSTCHWCHVMEHESFEDPEVAAVLNRYFVPIKVDREEHPQIDRYYQQVHRIMTRRSGGWPLTILLTPDRKPFFAATYIPREERYGQPGLLDLLQKAAKLWQKEPGRLGRIGEEITTLMQQVSQRESAEDGVRIREDLSRRFVKALEQDFDREHGGWGSRPKFPRATTLTALIQIHRLTGNKAALDMAEKTLKAMARGGIYDQIEGAFFRYSTDGKWRIPHFEKMLYTNAELLEAYALAAELTGKALYRRIVEETVSVLERHYRDRNGLFYGASDADSLDPETHKKEEGFYFTFAYDEALKALKKAKIPEPEKALEACGISEDGNRADFRSNPYLKEGAACPASDKRVLAKLRAKRPYPFIDTKLQASWNAMLIHGLFTASDLKSKYAQTALATLEALKRELYLHGRLYHQKLPGRTPKVPGLLEDYSFTIAAALDAYEWSQDPAWLDWAKALYAQAKKEFYERGIWYDAQGSFRNPLSLEGGSYRSPLAVMADNLLRLAVLTEDLKYRQDAREILTRQSRVLARYPQTAPMGVLVWLADRYGYVVLKIPAKRLPALRHEITRYTAYPFLLFRAVEESLYQACRVDRCFLYDRDEKGFLEKLARSLKVKN; encoded by the coding sequence ATGCGGTATCACTTTTTGAAATGGGTATTTTTGCTCATCGCTACCCTGGGGTGGATGAGGGCGGAACCCGTCAATGCACTGATCCACGAAGAGTCTCCCTACCTTCAGCAGCACGCCCACAATCCGGTCCATTGGATGCCCTGGGGGAGAGCGGCCTTCGAAAAGGCCAGCCGGGAGCATAAACCGATCTTCCTCTCCATCGGCTACAGCACCTGCCACTGGTGCCATGTGATGGAGCATGAATCCTTCGAGGATCCGGAGGTGGCGGCGGTGCTCAACCGTTATTTCGTCCCGATCAAAGTGGACAGGGAAGAGCATCCCCAGATCGACCGATACTATCAGCAGGTCCACCGGATCATGACCCGCCGCTCCGGAGGCTGGCCCCTGACGATCCTTTTGACCCCGGACCGTAAACCTTTTTTCGCCGCGACCTATATTCCCAGAGAAGAGCGATACGGTCAGCCCGGCCTGCTCGATCTCCTTCAAAAAGCGGCGAAGCTCTGGCAAAAAGAGCCGGGCAGACTCGGGCGTATCGGCGAAGAGATCACGACGCTGATGCAGCAGGTCAGCCAAAGAGAGAGCGCTGAGGATGGAGTGAGGATCAGGGAGGATCTGAGCCGCCGTTTCGTCAAAGCATTGGAGCAAGACTTCGACCGGGAGCACGGCGGATGGGGGAGCCGGCCCAAATTCCCCAGGGCGACGACGCTGACGGCCCTGATCCAGATCCACCGTCTGACGGGGAACAAAGCCGCGCTCGATATGGCGGAAAAGACATTGAAGGCGATGGCCAGGGGAGGGATCTACGACCAGATCGAGGGGGCATTCTTTCGCTACAGTACCGACGGAAAGTGGCGGATCCCCCATTTTGAAAAGATGCTCTATACCAACGCAGAACTCCTGGAAGCCTATGCCCTGGCCGCCGAGCTTACGGGCAAAGCGCTCTACCGGCGTATTGTCGAGGAGACTGTTTCGGTGCTGGAGCGTCACTATCGGGACAGGAACGGCCTTTTCTACGGGGCCAGCGATGCCGACAGCCTCGATCCCGAGACACATAAAAAGGAAGAGGGCTTCTACTTCACCTTCGCTTACGACGAAGCCCTCAAAGCCCTCAAAAAAGCGAAGATCCCCGAGCCGGAGAAGGCACTGGAAGCGTGCGGGATCAGCGAAGATGGGAACAGGGCCGATTTTCGCTCCAACCCCTACCTGAAAGAGGGGGCAGCGTGCCCTGCGTCCGACAAGAGGGTTTTGGCGAAACTCCGCGCCAAGCGTCCCTATCCCTTCATCGACACCAAGCTTCAAGCCTCCTGGAACGCTATGCTGATTCACGGGCTCTTTACGGCGTCAGACCTGAAAAGCAAATACGCTCAAACGGCTCTTGCCACTTTGGAAGCGCTAAAAAGAGAGCTCTACCTCCATGGGCGGCTCTATCACCAGAAACTGCCGGGCCGCACCCCAAAGGTTCCGGGCCTGTTGGAGGATTACAGCTTCACCATCGCCGCGGCGCTGGACGCTTATGAATGGAGTCAGGACCCCGCCTGGCTTGACTGGGCCAAGGCCCTCTATGCACAAGCGAAAAAGGAGTTTTACGAGCGGGGGATCTGGTACGACGCCCAGGGCTCTTTCCGCAATCCTCTGAGCCTGGAAGGAGGCTCCTACCGCAGCCCGCTGGCGGTGATGGCGGATAACCTCCTTCGTCTTGCCGTGTTGACGGAGGATCTGAAGTATCGGCAGGATGCAAGGGAGATCCTGACGCGCCAGAGCCGGGTTTTGGCCCGCTATCCGCAGACGGCACCGATGGGGGTTTTGGTCTGGCTGGCGGATCGCTACGGCTATGTGGTGCTCAAGATCCCCGCAAAAAGGCTTCCCGCTTTGCGGCACGAGATCACGCGCTACACCGCTTATCCCTTTTTGCTTTTCAGGGCGGTCGAGGAGAGCCTCTATCAGGCGTGCCGGGTCGACCGCTGTTTCCTTTACGACCGGGATGAGAAAGGCTTTTTGGAGAAACTGGCACGGAGTTTGAAGGTCAAAAACTAG
- the cas9 gene encoding type II CRISPR RNA-guided endonuclease Cas9 (Cas9, originally named Csn1, is the large, multifunctional signature protein of type II CRISPR/Cas systems. It is well known even to general audiences because its RNA-guided endonuclease activity has made it a popular tool for custom editing of eukaryotic genomes.) — protein sequence MKKILGVDLGITSFGYAILQETGKDLYRCLDNSVVMRNNPYDEKSGESSQSIRSTQKSMRRLIEKRKKRIRCVAQTMERYGILDYSETMKINDPKNNPIKNRWQLRAVDAWKRPLSPQELFAIFAHMAKHRGYKSIATEDLIYELELELGLNDPEKESEKKADERRQVYNALRHLEELRKKYGGETIAQTIHRAVEAGDLRSYRNHDDYEKMIRREDIEEEIEKVLLRQAELGALGLPEEQVSELIDELKACITDQEMPTIDESLFGKCTFYKDELAAPAYSYLYDLYRLYKKLADLNIDGYEVTQEDREKVIEWVEKKIAQGKNLKKITHKDLRKILGLAPEQKIFGVEDERIVKGKKEPRTFVPFFFLADIAKFKELFASIQKHPDALQIFRELAEILQRSKTPQEALDRLRALMAGKGIDTDDRELLELFKNKRSGTRELSHRYILEALPLFLEGYDEKEVQRILGFDDREDYSRYPKSLRHLHLREGNLFEKEENPINNHAVKSLASWALGLIADLSWRYGPFDEIILETTRDALPEKIRKEIDKAMREREKALDKIIGKYKKEFPSIDKRLARKIQLWERQKGLDLYSGKVINLSQLLDGSADIEHIVPQSLGGLSTDYNTIVTLKSVNAAKGNRLPGDWLAGNPDYRERIGMLSEKGLIDWKKRKNLLAQSLDEIYTENTHSKGIRATSYLEALVAQVLKRYYPFPDPELRKNGIGVRMIPGKVTSKTRSLLGIKSKSRETNFHHAEDALILSTLTRGWQNRLHRMLRDNYGKSEAELKELWKKYMPHIEGLTLADYIDEAFRRFMSKGEESLFYRDMFDTIRSISYWVDKKPLSASSHKETVYSSRHEVPTLRKNILEAFDSLNVIKDRHKLTTEEFMKRYDKEIRQKLWLHRIGNTNDESYRAVEERATQIAQILTRYQLMDAQNDKEIDEKFQQALKELITSPIEVTGKLLRKMRFVYDKLNAMQIDRGLVETDKNMLGIHISKGPNEKLIFRRMDVNNAHELQKERSGILCYLNEMLFIFNKKGLIHYGCLRSYLEKGQGSKYIALFNPRFPANPKAQPSKFTSDSKIKQVGIGSATGIIKAHLDLDGHVRSYEVFGTLPEGSIEWFKEESGYGRVEDDPHH from the coding sequence GTGAAAAAAATTCTGGGCGTTGATCTGGGCATTACCTCTTTTGGTTATGCCATCCTGCAAGAGACTGGAAAAGATCTATATCGATGTCTGGATAATTCTGTCGTAATGCGCAACAACCCCTATGACGAAAAGAGTGGCGAATCGTCCCAGTCGATACGTTCAACCCAAAAGAGCATGCGTCGCCTCATAGAGAAACGCAAAAAGCGCATCCGATGTGTGGCACAAACCATGGAACGTTATGGAATTCTTGATTATTCGGAGACGATGAAGATCAACGACCCCAAAAACAATCCCATCAAAAACCGATGGCAGCTCCGTGCGGTGGATGCCTGGAAGCGTCCACTTAGCCCGCAAGAGCTCTTCGCCATCTTCGCCCATATGGCCAAACACAGGGGATACAAATCGATCGCTACGGAAGATCTCATCTATGAACTGGAGCTTGAGCTCGGTCTCAACGACCCGGAAAAAGAGTCGGAGAAAAAAGCGGATGAACGACGCCAAGTCTATAACGCTCTGCGCCATCTGGAGGAGCTGCGTAAAAAATATGGCGGAGAGACCATCGCCCAGACGATCCACCGGGCCGTAGAGGCAGGTGATCTTCGTTCCTATCGAAACCATGACGATTACGAAAAGATGATCCGGCGCGAAGATATCGAAGAGGAGATCGAGAAGGTCCTTCTTCGCCAGGCCGAACTGGGAGCCCTCGGACTGCCCGAAGAACAGGTTTCCGAGCTCATCGACGAGCTCAAAGCCTGTATAACCGACCAGGAGATGCCCACAATAGATGAATCCCTTTTTGGCAAATGCACCTTTTACAAAGATGAACTTGCTGCTCCGGCATACAGTTATCTCTACGATCTCTATCGCCTGTACAAAAAACTTGCCGATTTAAACATTGACGGCTATGAAGTGACACAGGAAGACCGGGAAAAGGTTATTGAATGGGTAGAAAAGAAAATAGCCCAAGGGAAAAATCTCAAAAAGATTACCCATAAGGATCTGCGTAAAATCCTCGGACTCGCCCCTGAGCAAAAAATTTTCGGTGTGGAAGATGAGCGTATTGTCAAAGGCAAAAAAGAGCCCCGAACCTTCGTCCCCTTTTTCTTTCTCGCAGATATCGCGAAGTTCAAAGAGCTTTTTGCCAGTATCCAGAAACATCCGGATGCCTTGCAGATATTCAGAGAACTGGCCGAGATCCTCCAGCGTTCCAAAACCCCGCAGGAGGCCCTGGATCGGCTACGTGCCTTGATGGCCGGAAAAGGGATCGACACAGACGACCGGGAGCTGCTGGAGCTCTTCAAAAACAAAAGATCCGGAACACGTGAACTCTCCCATAGATATATCCTCGAAGCACTGCCCCTTTTCCTTGAAGGGTATGACGAAAAAGAGGTCCAGAGGATCCTTGGATTCGATGATCGTGAAGATTACTCCCGTTATCCCAAATCCCTACGCCATCTACACCTACGGGAGGGGAATCTCTTTGAAAAAGAGGAGAATCCCATCAACAACCATGCTGTCAAATCCCTCGCCTCCTGGGCGTTGGGGCTTATTGCCGACCTGAGTTGGCGTTATGGCCCCTTCGATGAGATCATCCTGGAAACGACCCGGGACGCCCTCCCGGAAAAGATCCGCAAGGAGATCGATAAGGCCATGAGAGAACGGGAGAAAGCTCTCGATAAGATCATCGGCAAATACAAAAAAGAGTTCCCCTCCATCGATAAGCGTTTGGCAAGGAAGATCCAGCTCTGGGAGCGCCAAAAAGGACTCGATCTCTACAGCGGAAAGGTCATCAACCTTTCCCAGCTTCTCGATGGTAGCGCCGATATCGAACATATCGTTCCCCAAAGCCTGGGCGGTCTGAGCACAGACTACAATACCATCGTCACGCTCAAAAGTGTTAATGCGGCCAAAGGCAACCGGCTCCCCGGCGACTGGCTCGCCGGAAATCCCGACTATCGGGAACGGATCGGGATGCTCTCTGAGAAGGGGTTGATCGACTGGAAAAAGCGAAAAAACCTCCTTGCCCAATCCCTCGACGAGATTTACACCGAAAATACCCATAGCAAGGGGATCCGCGCCACCAGCTATCTCGAAGCTTTAGTCGCCCAGGTTCTCAAACGTTACTATCCTTTTCCGGATCCTGAGCTGAGAAAGAACGGCATAGGGGTCCGAATGATCCCCGGCAAGGTCACCAGTAAGACACGGTCTCTCCTTGGGATCAAATCCAAAAGCCGGGAGACCAATTTCCACCACGCCGAAGATGCCCTCATCCTCTCGACCCTCACCAGGGGCTGGCAGAACCGCCTCCATCGGATGCTGCGAGACAATTACGGCAAAAGCGAAGCGGAGCTCAAGGAACTCTGGAAAAAATACATGCCTCACATCGAGGGGCTCACCCTGGCCGACTATATCGACGAAGCGTTTCGCCGCTTCATGTCCAAAGGGGAAGAAAGCCTCTTTTACAGAGACATGTTCGACACGATCCGCAGTATCTCCTACTGGGTGGACAAGAAACCCCTCTCCGCCTCCTCCCATAAAGAGACCGTCTATTCATCCCGCCATGAAGTCCCTACTTTGCGTAAAAATATCCTCGAGGCTTTTGACAGCCTCAATGTCATCAAAGACCGCCATAAGCTCACGACAGAGGAGTTTATGAAACGTTATGATAAGGAGATCCGTCAAAAGCTATGGCTGCATCGTATCGGCAATACCAACGACGAGAGCTACCGTGCCGTAGAGGAACGGGCGACTCAAATCGCCCAGATACTCACCCGTTATCAGCTCATGGATGCCCAGAACGACAAGGAGATCGATGAGAAGTTTCAGCAGGCGCTCAAAGAGCTCATTACCTCCCCCATCGAAGTGACCGGAAAACTGTTGAGGAAAATGCGTTTCGTTTACGACAAGCTCAATGCTATGCAGATCGACCGGGGGCTGGTAGAGACAGACAAAAATATGCTGGGTATCCATATCTCCAAGGGCCCCAATGAGAAGCTCATCTTCCGTCGCATGGATGTCAACAACGCCCATGAACTCCAAAAAGAGAGGTCCGGGATACTCTGCTATCTCAATGAGATGCTTTTTATTTTCAACAAAAAAGGCTTGATACATTATGGTTGTCTGAGAAGCTATCTGGAGAAAGGTCAAGGTTCCAAATATATTGCACTATTCAACCCGCGATTCCCAGCCAATCCCAAAGCCCAACCCTCAAAATTTACTTCAGACAGTAAAATCAAACAGGTAGGTATCGGCAGCGCTACAGGAATCATCAAGGCCCATCTCGATCTCGACGGGCATGTCAGGAGTTATGAGGTTTTCGGCACCCTGCCCGAAGGGTCCATAGAGTGGTTCAAAGAGGAGTCGGGCTATGGCCGCGTGGAAGACGATCCGCATCACTAA
- a CDS encoding dodecin family protein, producing MSSVVKVIEVIAQSKKSWEDAAANAVKEVAKSVDNIKSVYIKDMSAKVNGDKITVYRVVAKISFVVKKKK from the coding sequence ATGTCTAGTGTCGTCAAAGTGATCGAAGTGATCGCCCAATCCAAGAAAAGCTGGGAAGATGCCGCGGCCAATGCCGTCAAAGAGGTTGCCAAGAGCGTCGACAACATCAAATCCGTCTATATCAAGGATATGAGTGCCAAGGTCAATGGTGACAAGATCACCGTCTATCGTGTCGTCGCCAAAATCTCCTTTGTGGTGAAAAAGAAAAAATAA